One stretch of Flavobacterium sp. 9 DNA includes these proteins:
- a CDS encoding pyridoxal phosphate-dependent aminotransferase, translated as MNHILSDRINNLATSQTLAMAALARELKAQGKDIISLSLGEPDFNTPDFIKEAVKKAVDENYSTYSPVEGYLELREAICRKFKRDNNLDYKPTQIVVSTGAKQSLYNIAQVMLNDGDEVILPAPYWVSYFEIVKLSGGVPVEVPTSVDTDFKITPEQLEAAITPKTKMMWFSSPCNPSGSVYSREELTALAKVLEKHPNIYVVADEIYEHINFSGTFCSIGSIPGMLERTITVNGVAKAFAMTGYRIGYIGAPEFIAKACTKIQGQVTSGANSVAQRATITAVDADPSVLNHMVEAFHGRRDLVVGLLKEIPGVKINVPEGAFYVFPDVSSFFGKTLRGTEIKDANDVSMYLLAEANVATVTGDAFGNPNCIRFSYATSNDILKEALRRIKEALTA; from the coding sequence ATGAATCATATTCTTTCAGACAGAATCAACAACTTAGCGACATCACAGACTTTAGCAATGGCTGCTTTAGCACGCGAATTAAAAGCACAAGGAAAAGATATTATCAGTTTAAGTTTAGGTGAGCCTGACTTTAATACACCAGATTTTATTAAAGAAGCTGTTAAAAAAGCAGTCGATGAAAATTACAGTACATATTCTCCAGTAGAAGGTTATTTAGAATTGAGAGAAGCAATTTGCAGAAAATTCAAAAGAGACAATAATTTAGACTACAAACCAACTCAAATAGTAGTTTCTACAGGAGCAAAACAATCTTTATACAACATTGCGCAAGTAATGTTAAACGATGGTGACGAGGTTATTTTACCAGCACCTTACTGGGTTTCTTACTTCGAAATTGTTAAACTTTCAGGTGGAGTTCCTGTTGAAGTTCCAACGTCTGTAGATACTGATTTCAAAATTACACCAGAACAATTAGAAGCAGCGATCACACCAAAAACAAAAATGATGTGGTTTTCTTCTCCTTGTAATCCATCAGGATCTGTATATAGCAGAGAAGAATTAACGGCACTTGCAAAAGTTTTAGAAAAACACCCAAATATATATGTAGTTGCTGACGAAATTTATGAGCACATTAATTTCTCAGGAACTTTCTGCAGCATTGGTTCAATTCCTGGAATGTTAGAAAGAACAATCACTGTAAACGGAGTTGCAAAAGCATTTGCAATGACAGGATACAGAATTGGTTATATTGGAGCACCGGAATTTATCGCAAAAGCGTGTACAAAAATTCAGGGACAAGTAACTTCAGGAGCAAACTCTGTGGCACAACGCGCTACAATTACTGCTGTAGATGCTGATCCAAGTGTATTAAACCACATGGTTGAAGCTTTCCACGGTCGTAGAGATTTAGTTGTTGGATTATTAAAAGAAATTCCAGGAGTAAAAATCAACGTTCCGGAAGGAGCATTTTATGTATTCCCAGACGTTTCTTCTTTCTTCGGAAAAACATTAAGAGGAACTGAAATCAAAGATGCAAACGACGTTTCAATGTACCTTTTGGCAGAAGCTAACGTAGCAACTGTAACAGGTGATGCTTTCGGAAATCCAAATTGCATTCGTTTCTCTTACGCAACAAGCAATGACATTTTAAAAGAAGCGTTACGCAGAATCAAAGAAGCTTTGACTGCATAA
- a CDS encoding acyl-CoA desaturase: MNNTAPTFAKQDNLKFFRTLNSRVNNYFKENNIQKTGNWKLHLKAVILFAVFLTPYFLILTLDMPFWAQLLLNILMGVGMAGIGMNVMHDGNHGSYSSKSWINKIMGGSIYVLAGNVHNWQVQHNVLHHTYTNIHGHDEDLDAGRIIRFTQNAEWHRFHKFQHYYSFFLYGLLTFNWALTTDFKQMKNYLKRKLSYGAPQSPTKLWTVLVITKIIYVLIWMALPMILGVTWWKVVIGFFVMHYTAGLILSIVFQLAHVVEETSNPIPNEDGEMENTWAIHQLYTTANFAPKNKIINWFTGGLNHQIEHHIFPNISHIHYGKIAEIVKQTAIECNLPYHEFKTMRGAVIAHYKHLKDLGMKPELA; this comes from the coding sequence ATGAATAACACTGCGCCTACATTTGCTAAGCAAGACAATCTGAAGTTCTTCAGAACACTTAACTCACGAGTAAACAATTACTTCAAGGAGAACAACATTCAGAAAACCGGAAACTGGAAGCTGCACTTAAAAGCTGTTATTCTTTTTGCCGTTTTTCTAACGCCGTACTTTTTGATCCTAACTCTTGACATGCCTTTTTGGGCACAATTGTTACTAAACATTCTGATGGGAGTTGGAATGGCCGGAATTGGAATGAACGTGATGCACGACGGAAACCACGGATCTTACTCTTCTAAATCATGGATCAACAAAATTATGGGTGGAAGTATTTATGTATTAGCCGGAAACGTTCACAACTGGCAAGTACAACACAATGTATTACACCATACTTATACAAACATTCACGGTCATGATGAAGATCTTGACGCTGGAAGAATTATTCGTTTTACACAAAATGCTGAATGGCACCGTTTTCATAAATTTCAACATTATTATTCTTTCTTCTTGTACGGACTTTTGACTTTCAATTGGGCTTTAACAACCGATTTCAAGCAAATGAAAAACTATCTAAAGAGAAAATTATCATACGGAGCACCACAAAGTCCAACCAAATTATGGACAGTTTTGGTAATTACTAAAATTATCTACGTTTTAATCTGGATGGCTTTGCCAATGATTTTAGGCGTAACATGGTGGAAAGTTGTTATTGGATTTTTCGTAATGCATTATACTGCAGGATTAATTTTAAGTATTGTTTTTCAATTGGCACACGTAGTTGAAGAAACTTCAAATCCGATTCCTAATGAAGATGGAGAAATGGAAAACACATGGGCAATTCACCAATTGTATACAACAGCTAATTTTGCTCCAAAAAACAAAATAATCAACTGGTTTACAGGAGGATTAAATCACCAAATTGAACATCATATTTTCCCGAATATCAGTCATATTCACTACGGAAAAATTGCCGAAATTGTAAAACAAACCGCAATCGAATGCAATTTGCCTTATCATGAATTCAAAACCATGAGAGGAGCCGTTATTGCACATTACAAGCATTTGAAAGATCTTGGAATGAAGCCGGAACTAGCATAA
- a CDS encoding PA2169 family four-helix-bundle protein, whose product MIHTEETTTETVNTLEGLISILEDGKLGYTNAAEHVNDLSIKAEFLDYARERALFIVELQDQINKLGKSTDTSGGGALGALHRTWIDIKSSFTGGDTEAIVNACITGEEAAIEKYKMALDKNELEGTQIAIISKQLNNIQSTWDKIKAKRLS is encoded by the coding sequence ATGATACATACAGAAGAAACTACCACAGAAACAGTTAATACACTTGAAGGATTAATTTCTATTTTAGAAGATGGAAAACTAGGATATACAAATGCCGCTGAGCATGTAAACGATTTGTCAATTAAAGCTGAATTTTTAGATTACGCCCGAGAACGCGCTTTATTCATAGTTGAATTGCAAGACCAAATCAACAAACTAGGAAAATCAACCGATACTTCTGGCGGAGGTGCATTAGGCGCTTTGCATCGTACCTGGATTGACATTAAATCATCATTTACTGGCGGAGATACCGAAGCGATTGTAAATGCATGTATTACCGGAGAAGAAGCTGCTATTGAAAAATACAAAATGGCTCTGGATAAAAACGAACTTGAAGGCACTCAAATTGCTATTATTTCGAAACAATTAAATAATATTCAAAGCACATGGGATAAAATTAAAGCGAAAAGATTGTCATAA
- a CDS encoding U32 family peptidase, whose protein sequence is MKKIEILAPAKDLIGGMAAINSGADAVYIGAPQFGARSNANNSIEDVAALVQYAHLFNAQVFVVMNTILYDNELETCRSMIWELYDIGVDALIIQDMAIMEMDLPPIVLHASTQANNRDADKIKFLKDAGIKRVVLARELNLHQIKTIYDHADVELEFFVTGALCVSFSGNCYMSVANGERSANRGSCAQNCRLPYNLIDGNGETLIKNSHLLSIKDLDISEQIPNLIEAGIVSFKIEGRLKDVVYVKNNVSYLRQKLDSYLEGAGRGKYIKASSGTCTYTFDSSLNRTFNRGYTDYFVNERHSSIGSWESPKSKGQYIGKLIRTAGNAYEIENGELLNNGDGLCFINENNEADGIYVNKAENGKIYPNVLKEVKDGTFIYRNNDAAFIKIVEREDSAVRKLSTTLLLTETETGFELIATDEDGNVSTVNLEHVKEQTKTGESIEENIKTQLAKTGFTPYKADQINVMFSQNWFLPISKINEMRRTVYDQLTEIRLANYKREEHQMVKTSHPYPETKLDFMYNVSNKTARKFYERHGVTEIEKAFELQWDPGKSRVMTTKYCIKYELKKCPIHQKDIVGVKVKEPLVLKQGELEYKLKFNCKPCEMEIWEKDAEFEIEEDHFH, encoded by the coding sequence ATGAAGAAGATCGAAATATTAGCTCCGGCTAAAGATTTAATTGGAGGAATGGCAGCCATAAATAGTGGCGCCGATGCAGTTTATATTGGCGCACCACAATTTGGAGCACGCTCAAATGCCAACAACTCTATCGAAGATGTTGCTGCATTAGTGCAATATGCGCACTTATTTAATGCTCAGGTTTTTGTGGTAATGAATACCATTTTATACGACAACGAACTAGAAACGTGTCGTTCAATGATCTGGGAATTATACGATATTGGTGTCGATGCCTTGATTATTCAGGATATGGCGATTATGGAAATGGACTTACCTCCAATCGTACTTCACGCCAGCACACAAGCCAATAACCGTGATGCCGATAAAATTAAATTCCTTAAAGATGCCGGAATCAAACGTGTGGTTTTAGCCCGCGAATTGAACTTGCATCAAATTAAAACAATTTACGACCATGCCGATGTTGAATTAGAATTTTTCGTGACCGGTGCATTATGTGTATCTTTTAGCGGAAACTGCTATATGAGTGTGGCAAACGGAGAACGCAGCGCCAATCGTGGTTCTTGTGCACAAAACTGCCGTTTACCTTATAACTTAATCGACGGAAACGGAGAAACTTTAATCAAAAACAGTCACTTACTTTCGATAAAAGATTTAGATATTTCAGAGCAAATTCCTAATTTGATCGAAGCAGGAATCGTTTCTTTTAAAATCGAAGGACGTCTAAAAGATGTAGTTTACGTAAAAAACAACGTTTCTTATTTACGTCAAAAACTAGACAGTTATTTAGAAGGCGCAGGACGCGGAAAATACATCAAAGCTTCTTCCGGAACTTGTACTTATACTTTTGATTCTTCTTTAAATAGAACCTTCAACCGTGGTTATACAGATTATTTCGTAAACGAAAGACACAGTTCCATTGGTTCTTGGGAAAGCCCAAAATCAAAAGGTCAATATATTGGTAAATTAATCAGAACTGCTGGAAATGCTTACGAAATCGAAAACGGCGAATTATTAAACAACGGTGATGGACTTTGCTTCATCAATGAAAACAATGAAGCCGACGGAATCTATGTAAACAAAGCCGAAAACGGTAAAATTTATCCAAACGTTTTAAAAGAAGTAAAAGACGGAACTTTCATCTACAGAAATAACGACGCCGCTTTCATCAAAATTGTTGAAAGAGAAGACAGTGCCGTTCGTAAATTAAGCACGACTTTATTACTTACCGAAACAGAAACTGGTTTTGAACTTATCGCAACCGATGAAGACGGAAACGTAAGCACCGTAAATTTAGAACACGTAAAAGAGCAGACTAAAACCGGCGAATCAATCGAAGAAAATATTAAAACGCAATTGGCAAAAACAGGTTTCACACCTTATAAAGCCGATCAAATCAACGTTATGTTTTCTCAAAACTGGTTCCTTCCTATTTCAAAAATCAACGAAATGCGAAGAACGGTTTATGATCAGTTGACTGAAATTCGTTTAGCAAACTACAAACGCGAAGAACACCAAATGGTAAAAACATCGCATCCGTATCCTGAAACTAAACTAGATTTCATGTATAACGTTTCGAACAAAACAGCTCGTAAATTCTACGAACGCCACGGTGTTACCGAAATTGAAAAAGCATTCGAATTACAATGGGATCCAGGAAAATCTCGTGTAATGACAACCAAATATTGCATCAAATACGAATTAAAAAAATGCCCGATACACCAAAAAGATATTGTAGGAGTTAAGGTAAAAGAACCTTTGGTTTTAAAACAAGGCGAACTTGAATACAAACTAAAATTCAACTGCAAACCCTGCGAAATGGAAATCTGGGAAAAAGATGCTGAATTCGAAATCGAAGAAGATCATTTTCATTAA
- the purT gene encoding formate-dependent phosphoribosylglycinamide formyltransferase: MKILLLGSGELGKEFVIAAQRIGQTIIAIDSYENAPAMQVAHGFEVINMLDGEALDRIVAKHKPDFIVPEIEAIRTERFYDYEKQGITVVPSAKAANFTMNRKAIRDLASKELGLKTAKYQYATSAEELQKAVQEVGIPCVVKPLMSSSGKGQSTIKTESDIEKAWKYAVAGSRGDVIEVIVEAFVDFNSEITLLTITQNNNPTLFCAPIGHRQERGDYQESWQPALVSEKDLYEAQDMAEKITEALGGAGLFGVEFFLTNEGVYFSELSPRPHDTGMVTLAGTQNFNEFELHLRAILSLPIFEITLEKAGASAVILASEDSTNPTFTGIEKVASLPKTDFRIFGKPTSRPYRRMGVVLSHDSLATPIEEIVERAKTTSKLITVNS, encoded by the coding sequence ATGAAAATACTACTCCTTGGTTCAGGCGAATTAGGCAAAGAATTTGTCATTGCCGCACAACGAATCGGACAAACCATAATTGCAATTGATAGTTACGAAAATGCTCCCGCAATGCAAGTTGCACACGGTTTTGAAGTCATCAATATGCTTGACGGCGAAGCTCTTGACCGAATCGTAGCCAAACACAAACCAGACTTCATAGTTCCTGAAATAGAAGCCATTCGCACCGAACGTTTTTACGATTACGAGAAACAAGGTATCACCGTTGTTCCTTCGGCGAAAGCGGCAAACTTTACCATGAATCGTAAAGCTATCCGTGATTTAGCTTCAAAAGAATTAGGTTTAAAAACAGCCAAATATCAATACGCAACTTCAGCAGAAGAATTGCAAAAAGCCGTTCAGGAAGTTGGAATTCCTTGCGTTGTAAAACCTTTAATGTCTTCTTCCGGAAAAGGACAATCGACTATAAAAACCGAAAGTGATATCGAGAAAGCGTGGAAATATGCTGTTGCAGGTTCTCGTGGCGATGTTATCGAAGTTATTGTAGAAGCTTTTGTTGATTTCAATTCGGAAATTACGCTTTTAACGATTACTCAAAATAACAATCCAACCTTGTTTTGTGCTCCAATTGGTCACAGACAAGAACGTGGTGATTATCAGGAAAGCTGGCAACCTGCTTTAGTTTCAGAAAAAGATTTATATGAAGCGCAAGATATGGCCGAAAAAATTACTGAAGCGCTTGGCGGAGCTGGACTTTTTGGTGTTGAATTTTTCCTAACCAATGAAGGAGTTTATTTTTCAGAACTTTCTCCGCGCCCGCATGATACCGGAATGGTAACTCTGGCGGGAACACAGAATTTTAATGAATTCGAATTGCATTTACGCGCCATTTTAAGCCTTCCTATTTTCGAAATTACATTAGAAAAAGCTGGAGCAAGCGCCGTAATTTTAGCATCAGAAGATTCTACAAATCCTACTTTTACCGGAATAGAAAAAGTAGCTTCTTTACCAAAAACTGATTTCAGAATATTTGGAAAACCAACTTCAAGACCTTATCGCCGAATGGGAGTTGTATTAAGTCATGATTCACTGGCAACTCCAATCGAGGAGATTGTTGAACGTGCCAAAACAACTTCGAAACTAATAACTGTAAACTCTTAA
- a CDS encoding dihydrofolate reductase family protein — MKKVILDLAVTLDGFIEGANGEIDWCIMDDDMDFDNFLSGIDTIFYGRVSYDAWGNFQPDENASSAEKALWEGVHSKIKYVFSGQNKKADDNAIFINSDIANTVNEIKEQSGKNIWLYGGASLIKTFIQLNLIDIYRISIHPIALGNGKPLFEDLKERIELKLLETNIFKSGVVQLIYEPIQ; from the coding sequence ATGAAAAAAGTAATTTTAGATTTAGCAGTAACCTTGGATGGTTTTATTGAAGGTGCTAATGGAGAAATCGATTGGTGCATTATGGACGATGATATGGATTTTGATAATTTTTTATCTGGCATAGATACTATTTTTTATGGTCGGGTAAGTTATGACGCTTGGGGTAATTTTCAACCAGATGAAAATGCAAGTTCTGCCGAAAAAGCACTTTGGGAAGGAGTACATTCAAAAATAAAATATGTTTTTTCCGGTCAAAATAAAAAAGCTGATGATAATGCCATTTTCATCAATTCTGATATCGCAAATACAGTAAATGAAATTAAGGAGCAATCCGGGAAAAACATTTGGCTTTATGGCGGAGCAAGTCTTATTAAAACTTTTATTCAATTAAATCTTATAGATATATACAGAATATCCATTCATCCAATAGCTTTAGGAAACGGCAAACCGCTATTTGAAGATTTAAAAGAACGAATAGAATTAAAATTACTTGAAACCAATATTTTCAAATCAGGAGTTGTTCAACTTATTTACGAACCAATTCAATAA